Proteins from a single region of Akkermansiaceae bacterium:
- a CDS encoding metallophosphoesterase, with the protein MKESSAQPSFRRRDVIKTLVFSSAALGAGWPSRSAAAVPELKFGKDGIHFLAVGDFGTGNAAQKQVAERMNDFAGKLGSPLTAVLALGDNFYNHLEPARFGPGFEEMYSKEHLDVPFYACLGNHDYGPSYDSKQGRAKADMQLEYAKANSASRWKMPAKWYATEFPAAGKPLVKIIYLDSNTFEGGLTPQEKVDQKRWLEAELKKETKAKWTWVVSHYPVFSDTTKRKDNQGLIKNWGGYFQENPISLYLSGHDHNLQHLQVEGYQPSFLVSGGGGARLYEITDTGRGFSRQILGFNHIHVNDERILVQLIDGDGNRMHAFEKSHKGEIKILEA; encoded by the coding sequence ATGAAAGAATCCTCCGCCCAGCCCTCGTTCCGCCGCCGGGACGTCATCAAGACCCTCGTCTTCAGCAGCGCTGCCCTCGGTGCGGGGTGGCCCTCCCGCTCCGCGGCTGCGGTGCCTGAGCTGAAGTTCGGAAAAGACGGCATCCATTTCCTCGCCGTCGGAGACTTCGGCACCGGCAACGCCGCGCAGAAACAGGTGGCGGAGCGGATGAACGACTTCGCCGGAAAACTGGGAAGCCCCCTGACGGCGGTCCTCGCGCTGGGCGACAATTTCTACAACCACCTGGAACCCGCCCGGTTCGGTCCGGGATTCGAGGAGATGTATTCCAAGGAACATCTCGACGTCCCCTTTTACGCCTGCCTGGGGAACCACGACTACGGTCCGTCCTACGATTCCAAGCAGGGGAGGGCGAAGGCCGACATGCAGCTCGAGTATGCGAAGGCAAACTCCGCCTCCCGCTGGAAGATGCCCGCGAAGTGGTATGCGACTGAGTTTCCCGCCGCCGGAAAGCCGCTCGTGAAGATCATCTACCTCGACTCGAACACGTTCGAGGGCGGGCTGACTCCCCAGGAAAAGGTCGATCAGAAACGCTGGCTGGAGGCGGAATTGAAAAAGGAAACCAAGGCGAAGTGGACATGGGTCGTCAGCCACTACCCGGTTTTTTCCGATACGACGAAGCGGAAGGACAACCAGGGACTGATCAAGAATTGGGGCGGTTACTTCCAGGAAAACCCGATCTCCCTCTATCTCTCCGGGCACGACCACAACCTCCAGCACCTCCAGGTGGAGGGCTACCAACCCAGCTTCCTTGTTTCCGGAGGTGGAGGCGCCAGGCTTTATGAGATCACGGACACCGGCCGCGGATTCTCCCGCCAGATCCTGGGTTTCAACCACATCCACGTGAACGACGAGCGGATCCTGGTCCAGCTCATCGACGGCGACGGCAACCGGATGCACGCATTCGAGAAAAGCCACAAGGGTGAGATCAAGATCCTAGAGGCCTGA
- a CDS encoding LysM peptidoglycan-binding domain-containing protein, translated as MKLALQMTAAGCTALLLASCGSTGSTASNNNPSGTGPFDSRGNYIEEWADNPSKWKRGGSSPGDALVMNDEPPADSVPIPTAANTRQPGNISPTPVVSRPTPVRTTTSTSSSTARKPAATTASTKPKPKATVAAKKPAAKPAASRYTIKKGDTLSAIAARNKTSVAALQRANGIKGSLIQPGKVLVIPR; from the coding sequence ATGAAATTGGCTCTCCAGATGACCGCCGCGGGCTGCACCGCGCTGCTGCTCGCGAGCTGCGGTTCCACGGGATCCACGGCCAGCAACAACAATCCTTCCGGAACCGGACCGTTCGACAGCCGTGGCAACTACATCGAGGAATGGGCGGACAATCCTTCCAAATGGAAACGCGGCGGATCCTCACCGGGTGACGCGCTGGTCATGAATGACGAGCCACCGGCGGACTCCGTGCCGATCCCGACCGCGGCAAACACCCGCCAGCCCGGCAACATCTCCCCGACCCCGGTCGTTTCGAGACCGACCCCGGTGAGAACCACAACCAGCACCTCTTCCTCCACCGCCCGCAAGCCTGCCGCCACCACGGCGTCCACCAAGCCCAAGCCGAAGGCCACCGTGGCGGCGAAAAAGCCTGCCGCGAAGCCGGCTGCCTCCCGCTACACCATCAAGAAAGGCGACACCCTTTCCGCCATCGCCGCCCGCAACAAGACGTCGGTCGCCGCCCTCCAACGGGCGAACGGCATCAAGGGTTCCCTGATCCAGCCGGGCAAAGTCCTGGTGATCCCCAGGTAA
- a CDS encoding alpha amylase C-terminal domain-containing protein: protein MSEAPKLVRDDPWLTPHLAAIEGRMNHFAATLADIRRTSGSLPAYATGHKFSGILHNAASNQWMVREWAPAAKGVFLTGDFNGWNRESHPLAPSSGGVWQLRLPGDALQHGQRVKLHVIGADGSRRDRIPACIRRAVQDPSTNDFSGQIWNPPQAYEWKNGFDPSTVGAPLIYETHVGMAGEEARVHTYREFADGILPRIVKAGYNAVQIMAVQEHPYYGSFGYHVSSFFAACSRFGTPEDLKYLIDTAHGMGLAVLLDVVHSHAVKNTAEGLSDFDGSGNQYFHAGERGDHPLWDSKCFDYGKPEVRQFLLSNLRYWLEEFRFDGFRFDGVTSMLYHSRGDKAFNTYDDYFGADADGDAILYLQLANQLIREIKPGAIVVAEDMSGMPGLCKPLEDGGIGFTHRLAMGIPDHWIKLLKHSRDEDWDMDEIFGILANRRYGEKTIAYAESHDQALVGDKTLAFRLMDQDMYHHMGLEDRSPVVERGIAIHKLIRLITLAVGGEGWLNFMGNEFGHPEWIDFPREGNGWSYHYCRRQWSLMDNPELKYHWLSDFDRALITLAKETDLLAAAPAQHLHVDRERKILCFERANLVFVLSFSVSQSVFDFTFAVPGTETRKLVLDSDARVFGGHGRVDHSFDYPVDADGRLHVYIPSRTGLVFAKM from the coding sequence ATGTCGGAAGCTCCCAAACTCGTTCGTGACGATCCTTGGCTGACCCCCCACCTAGCCGCCATCGAGGGCAGGATGAACCACTTCGCGGCAACCCTCGCGGACATCCGGCGCACCTCCGGCTCCCTGCCCGCCTACGCCACCGGCCACAAATTTTCCGGCATCCTCCACAATGCGGCGTCCAACCAGTGGATGGTCCGCGAGTGGGCTCCGGCGGCGAAAGGCGTCTTCCTCACCGGCGACTTCAACGGCTGGAACCGGGAAAGCCACCCCCTCGCCCCGTCCAGCGGCGGCGTCTGGCAGCTCCGCCTGCCGGGTGACGCGCTCCAGCACGGGCAGCGGGTGAAGCTGCACGTCATCGGTGCGGACGGCAGCCGCCGCGACCGGATCCCCGCCTGCATCCGCCGCGCGGTCCAGGATCCCTCCACCAATGACTTCAGCGGCCAGATCTGGAACCCGCCCCAGGCCTACGAATGGAAAAACGGATTCGATCCCTCCACGGTTGGTGCTCCCCTGATTTATGAAACGCACGTCGGCATGGCCGGGGAGGAGGCGCGCGTCCACACCTACCGGGAGTTCGCGGACGGCATCCTGCCGCGCATCGTCAAGGCAGGCTACAATGCCGTGCAGATCATGGCGGTGCAGGAGCATCCCTACTACGGCTCCTTCGGCTACCACGTCTCCTCTTTCTTCGCCGCCTGCTCCCGCTTCGGCACCCCGGAGGACCTGAAATACCTCATCGACACCGCCCACGGCATGGGCCTGGCGGTCCTGCTGGACGTCGTCCACTCCCATGCGGTGAAAAACACCGCGGAGGGACTGAGCGACTTCGACGGCTCCGGGAACCAGTATTTCCATGCGGGGGAACGCGGCGACCACCCGCTGTGGGACTCGAAATGCTTCGACTACGGAAAGCCGGAGGTCCGCCAGTTCCTGCTCTCCAATCTCCGCTACTGGCTGGAGGAGTTCCGCTTCGACGGCTTCCGCTTCGATGGCGTGACCTCGATGCTCTACCACTCCCGCGGCGACAAGGCGTTCAACACCTACGACGACTACTTCGGTGCGGATGCGGACGGCGACGCCATCCTCTACCTCCAGCTCGCCAACCAGCTCATCCGGGAGATCAAACCGGGCGCGATCGTGGTGGCGGAGGACATGTCCGGCATGCCCGGCCTCTGCAAGCCGCTGGAGGACGGCGGCATCGGCTTCACCCACCGCCTCGCCATGGGCATCCCGGACCACTGGATCAAGCTGCTGAAACACAGCCGCGACGAGGACTGGGACATGGATGAGATCTTCGGCATCCTTGCGAACCGGCGGTACGGGGAAAAAACCATCGCCTACGCGGAAAGCCACGACCAGGCGCTGGTGGGGGACAAGACCCTCGCCTTCCGCCTGATGGACCAGGACATGTACCACCACATGGGCCTGGAGGACCGCAGCCCGGTGGTGGAGCGCGGCATCGCCATCCACAAGCTCATCCGCCTGATCACCCTGGCCGTGGGAGGTGAGGGCTGGCTGAATTTCATGGGCAACGAGTTCGGCCATCCGGAGTGGATCGACTTCCCGCGGGAGGGCAACGGCTGGTCCTACCACTACTGCCGCAGACAGTGGTCGCTGATGGACAACCCGGAGCTGAAATACCACTGGCTGTCCGACTTCGACCGCGCGCTCATCACCCTGGCCAAAGAGACGGACCTGCTCGCCGCCGCCCCCGCACAGCATCTCCATGTGGACCGGGAGCGGAAGATCCTCTGCTTCGAGCGGGCGAACCTCGTCTTCGTCCTGAGCTTCTCCGTCAGCCAATCCGTCTTCGATTTCACCTTCGCCGTCCCCGGGACGGAAACGCGGAAACTCGTCCTGGACAGCGACGCACGGGTCTTCGGCGGCCACGGCCGGGTCGATCACTCATTCGACTATCCGGTGGATGCGGATGGCCGGCTCCATGTCTATATTCCATCGCGCACCGGACTGGTGTTCGCGAAAATGTGA
- a CDS encoding right-handed parallel beta-helix repeat-containing protein, producing MRAIRLFLLSAASAFAAVHEVADFKSLENACVTAVPGDEIVIAKGTYRITGNSRIWITGRPGPVTVRGATGKPEDVIIEGDGQDAKSVQMIFELTDSPKWTFRDLTVRNSYYHGFKLNTSSTDCVLRNVVMRDHGESGVKGTSDPDKGHYPDRLLVEDCDIGFTKKTGGTRSVVEGIDGVAVKDWVIRNNRFVNVQKNGGPAYGAFTKGNSMDTIIEGNRFENCFIGASFGGGGTGAAYFRDHDRSLEHRWGVIRNNVFINCTDAAIYINKGNSCIIGGNRMTGCGMNIQLRFPETTGWVEKGNVTDNKKEPLVRLRDGAVLLKGEPAKGKQ from the coding sequence ATGAGAGCCATCCGCCTGTTTCTCCTTTCCGCCGCATCCGCTTTCGCGGCGGTGCATGAGGTGGCGGATTTCAAATCTCTGGAGAATGCCTGCGTGACCGCGGTGCCGGGGGATGAGATCGTCATCGCGAAGGGGACATACCGCATCACCGGCAACTCCAGGATCTGGATCACCGGACGTCCCGGGCCGGTGACGGTGCGCGGCGCGACGGGAAAGCCGGAGGATGTCATCATCGAGGGTGACGGGCAGGACGCCAAGTCGGTGCAGATGATCTTTGAACTCACCGATTCCCCGAAGTGGACGTTCCGGGACCTGACGGTGCGGAATTCCTACTACCATGGCTTCAAGCTCAACACTTCCTCCACCGACTGCGTCCTGCGGAACGTGGTGATGCGTGATCACGGCGAGTCCGGGGTCAAGGGCACCAGTGATCCGGACAAGGGCCACTACCCGGACCGCCTGCTGGTGGAGGACTGCGACATCGGCTTCACGAAAAAGACCGGCGGCACCCGCAGCGTGGTGGAGGGGATCGACGGGGTGGCCGTGAAGGACTGGGTCATCCGCAACAACCGCTTCGTGAACGTGCAGAAAAACGGCGGGCCAGCCTATGGCGCGTTCACCAAGGGGAACTCGATGGACACCATCATCGAGGGCAACCGCTTCGAGAACTGCTTCATCGGTGCGTCGTTCGGCGGTGGCGGCACCGGCGCGGCCTACTTCCGGGATCACGACCGCTCGCTGGAACATCGCTGGGGGGTGATCCGGAACAATGTCTTCATCAACTGCACGGACGCCGCCATCTACATCAACAAAGGGAACTCCTGCATCATCGGAGGCAACCGGATGACAGGCTGCGGGATGAACATCCAGCTCCGCTTCCCCGAAACGACCGGTTGGGTGGAGAAAGGGAATGTCACGGACAACAAGAAGGAACCGTTGGTGCGGCTCAGGGACGGGGCGGTGCTGCTCAAGGGAGAGCCGGCGAAGGGGAAGCAATAG
- a CDS encoding c-type cytochrome, with amino-acid sequence MKFRHLFPIVAAVPAAHAWTPSTEPPITQLEAFVCSEKDFEITAWATSPMFHNPANMDIDHLGRIWITEGVNYRHVSNRRPEGDRVVMLEDTDGDGKADKSTVFYQDPELTTPLGIAVFDNVVIVSQPPNLLKLTDVDRNGKLELDKGDKREVILTGFNGYNHDHSLHSLTGGPDGKWYFNQGNMCGQFTDASGKTFRIGSPYEDRRFGKEAVDSRKIAGEKSDDGFVYVGGFTVRMNPDATHAEIIGHNYRNSYEQTINTLGDLYQNDNDDPPACRVTHILERGNAGFASRDGKRSWKADQRPGQDTPTAEWRQWDPDTMPAGDVYGGGSPTGIAFYENGAMGDAFNGTLLSCEPGKNVVFSYRPEIKGAGRTLDRKDFLTTNTSGVFAGSDFVGGNIKDLDKKKKEDIQHLLFRPSDITVGPDGALYVSDWTDPRVGGHGTQDEGAGGIIYRLAPKGFKSVVPKIDLNTIDGAVAALKSPAVNTRWLGFQKLKSEGAKAYDAVVAVLDDKNPFIANRAIWLLPYLGEKGVAKLDTFVASKDEAQRLIAFRAVRRTDGKVDALPYAKKLAKDPSSAIRAEAAQEMRYRSFDEAKEVLVEVARAYDGEDRAYLFSIGAGAGQNTAQLWSALSEALKPGEPSKWSDTFARLTWRLMPEAAVPALKARALDGSLSEEQRKMAVDTIAFIKAAPSVAAMLDLASNDSPVKDQAKWWLTNRSEGEWASMGVKEEMQKRGLIEKPVEIVEVTVPAKPSSTKFTAADVLALKGDAAKGKLAAARCVMCHKVDGQGVEHGPDLKGFGSRQPAEVVARAIVDPSAEIALGFEGVAIRTKGNKWIDGLIVADGDPVTIRSTGGIVQKVAKKDIAERKQMDRSLMLNADQLGLSAQDVADIVEWMKAYK; translated from the coding sequence ATGAAATTCCGCCACCTTTTCCCGATCGTCGCCGCCGTTCCCGCCGCGCACGCCTGGACGCCATCCACCGAGCCTCCGATCACCCAGCTTGAGGCCTTCGTCTGCTCGGAGAAGGATTTCGAGATCACCGCCTGGGCGACCTCACCGATGTTCCACAACCCGGCGAACATGGACATCGACCATCTCGGGCGGATCTGGATCACGGAAGGGGTGAACTACCGCCACGTCTCCAACCGCCGCCCGGAGGGTGACCGCGTGGTGATGCTGGAGGACACCGATGGCGACGGAAAGGCGGACAAGTCCACCGTCTTTTACCAGGATCCGGAACTGACCACCCCGCTGGGCATCGCGGTCTTTGACAATGTGGTGATCGTTTCCCAGCCGCCGAATCTCCTGAAGCTCACCGATGTGGACCGCAACGGGAAGCTGGAGCTGGACAAGGGCGACAAGCGCGAGGTGATCCTGACCGGCTTCAACGGCTACAACCATGACCACTCCCTGCACTCCCTGACCGGTGGTCCGGACGGGAAATGGTACTTCAACCAAGGGAACATGTGCGGCCAGTTCACGGACGCTTCCGGGAAGACCTTCCGGATCGGCAGTCCATATGAGGACCGCCGCTTCGGCAAGGAAGCGGTGGATTCCCGGAAGATCGCCGGGGAGAAATCGGACGATGGCTTCGTCTATGTCGGCGGTTTCACCGTGCGGATGAACCCGGACGCCACCCATGCGGAGATCATCGGCCACAACTACCGGAACTCCTACGAACAGACGATCAACACGCTGGGCGACCTCTATCAGAATGACAACGATGACCCGCCGGCCTGCCGCGTGACCCACATCCTGGAGCGGGGCAACGCGGGCTTCGCCTCCCGTGACGGCAAGCGCAGTTGGAAAGCCGACCAGCGCCCCGGGCAGGACACGCCGACCGCTGAATGGCGCCAGTGGGACCCGGACACCATGCCCGCCGGGGATGTCTATGGTGGCGGTTCCCCCACCGGCATCGCTTTCTATGAGAACGGTGCGATGGGGGATGCGTTCAACGGCACCCTGCTCTCCTGCGAGCCGGGCAAAAACGTGGTGTTTTCCTACCGCCCGGAGATCAAGGGCGCGGGCCGCACGCTCGACCGGAAGGATTTCCTCACCACGAACACCTCCGGCGTGTTCGCCGGTTCGGACTTCGTCGGCGGCAACATCAAGGATCTGGACAAGAAGAAAAAGGAAGACATCCAGCATCTCCTCTTCCGTCCGTCTGACATCACGGTCGGTCCGGATGGCGCGCTCTATGTCTCTGACTGGACGGACCCCCGTGTGGGAGGTCACGGCACCCAGGATGAGGGTGCCGGCGGCATCATCTACCGCCTCGCGCCGAAGGGCTTCAAATCGGTGGTGCCGAAGATTGATCTCAACACCATCGACGGTGCCGTCGCCGCCCTGAAATCCCCGGCGGTGAACACCCGCTGGCTCGGCTTCCAGAAGCTGAAGTCCGAAGGTGCGAAGGCGTATGACGCCGTGGTCGCGGTACTGGACGACAAGAACCCCTTCATCGCCAACCGCGCGATCTGGCTGCTGCCGTATCTCGGCGAGAAGGGCGTGGCGAAACTCGATACCTTCGTCGCCAGCAAGGATGAGGCCCAGCGCCTGATCGCTTTCCGCGCGGTCCGCCGGACCGATGGAAAGGTCGATGCCCTGCCCTACGCGAAGAAACTGGCGAAAGATCCGTCATCCGCCATCCGTGCGGAAGCCGCCCAGGAAATGCGCTACCGCAGCTTTGACGAGGCGAAGGAAGTGCTCGTGGAAGTGGCGAGAGCCTACGACGGTGAAGACCGCGCCTATCTCTTCTCCATCGGTGCCGGTGCCGGCCAGAACACCGCCCAGCTCTGGAGCGCGCTGTCCGAGGCGCTCAAGCCCGGCGAGCCTTCCAAGTGGTCCGACACGTTCGCGCGTCTCACCTGGCGTCTGATGCCGGAAGCCGCGGTCCCGGCGTTGAAGGCCCGCGCTCTCGACGGCAGCCTCAGCGAGGAACAGCGGAAGATGGCGGTGGATACCATCGCTTTCATCAAGGCGGCTCCCTCCGTCGCGGCGATGCTCGATCTGGCCTCGAACGATTCACCGGTGAAGGACCAGGCGAAGTGGTGGCTCACCAACCGCAGCGAAGGGGAGTGGGCCTCGATGGGCGTCAAAGAGGAAATGCAGAAACGTGGTCTGATTGAGAAGCCGGTGGAGATCGTGGAAGTCACGGTTCCCGCCAAGCCTTCCTCCACCAAGTTCACCGCGGCGGACGTCCTTGCGCTCAAGGGCGATGCCGCGAAGGGCAAGCTGGCCGCCGCGCGCTGCGTCATGTGCCACAAGGTTGATGGCCAGGGTGTGGAGCATGGTCCGGATCTCAAAGGCTTCGGTTCCCGGCAGCCTGCCGAAGTCGTTGCCCGGGCCATCGTTGATCCGTCCGCGGAGATCGCGCTCGGCTTTGAAGGAGTCGCCATCCGCACCAAGGGCAACAAGTGGATCGACGGCCTGATCGTCGCCGACGGGGATCCTGTCACCATCCGCTCCACCGGTGGCATCGTCCAGAAAGTGGCGAAGAAGGACATCGCGGAGCGCAAGCAGATGGACCGTTCGCTGATGTTGAACGCGGACCAGCTCGGCCTGAGCGCCCAGGATGTGGCGGACATCGTCGAGTGGATGAAGGCCTATAAATAA
- a CDS encoding prolyl oligopeptidase family serine peptidase gives MKTVALLAWLGFAVVAAASPWPVDELKKVPVSHALPDKAVGEVKAVFIDGPDHDGKKTRFFAYYGIPKSPDGAKVPAMVLVHGGGGSAFSSWVKLWVDRGYAAISMDTCGSVSGGGYRNHPRHEMGGPPGWGGFDQIDKPLKDQWTYHAVSDVMLAHSWIRAQDGVDAEKTGITGISWGGYLTCIAAGVDDRFKFAVPVYGCGFLTDNSAWLDAFGKMGPENKEKWRVNWDPSAHLPQAKMPMLWVTGTNDFAFPMDSLQRSYQLPQGERFLAIRPRMPHGHGAAGEAPAEIHAMADAVLKGGPAMAKVTLGARDGRKVSAAWTGGGKMVSAALNYTTDEGQWQKRVWKEIAATPGDGRVEAELPEGTKVYYFNLQDGKGLVASSEHETL, from the coding sequence ATGAAGACCGTTGCTTTGCTCGCCTGGTTGGGATTCGCGGTGGTTGCCGCCGCTTCGCCGTGGCCGGTCGATGAGCTGAAGAAAGTGCCTGTTTCCCACGCACTGCCGGACAAGGCGGTTGGTGAAGTGAAGGCGGTGTTCATCGATGGGCCGGACCATGATGGGAAGAAGACACGCTTTTTCGCCTACTACGGCATCCCGAAATCCCCGGACGGAGCCAAGGTGCCCGCGATGGTGCTGGTGCATGGTGGCGGCGGCTCGGCATTCTCCTCATGGGTGAAGCTGTGGGTGGACCGCGGCTATGCGGCGATCTCGATGGACACCTGTGGCTCGGTCAGCGGTGGGGGCTACCGGAACCATCCGCGCCACGAGATGGGTGGACCTCCCGGGTGGGGGGGCTTCGACCAGATCGACAAGCCGCTGAAGGACCAGTGGACCTATCACGCGGTTTCGGACGTGATGCTGGCCCATTCATGGATCCGGGCGCAGGACGGGGTGGATGCGGAGAAGACGGGCATCACCGGCATCTCGTGGGGAGGTTACCTGACGTGCATCGCCGCGGGTGTGGATGACCGTTTCAAGTTCGCCGTGCCCGTGTACGGATGTGGATTCCTCACGGACAATTCCGCCTGGCTGGACGCGTTCGGAAAGATGGGGCCGGAGAACAAGGAGAAGTGGCGGGTGAACTGGGATCCCTCCGCGCATCTGCCGCAGGCGAAGATGCCCATGCTGTGGGTCACAGGGACGAATGACTTCGCCTTCCCCATGGACTCCCTCCAGCGGTCCTACCAACTGCCGCAGGGCGAACGTTTCCTCGCGATCCGGCCGCGCATGCCGCACGGCCACGGAGCGGCGGGGGAGGCTCCGGCGGAGATCCACGCGATGGCGGACGCGGTGCTGAAGGGTGGCCCGGCCATGGCGAAGGTCACGCTCGGTGCGAGGGATGGCCGGAAGGTTTCCGCTGCATGGACCGGAGGCGGGAAGATGGTTTCCGCGGCGCTCAATTACACCACGGACGAAGGCCAGTGGCAGAAGCGCGTGTGGAAGGAAATCGCCGCGACGCCCGGTGACGGCCGCGTGGAGGCGGAATTGCCGGAAGGCACGAAGGTCTATTACTTCAACCTGCAGGACGGGAAGGGCCTCGTCGCCAGCAGCGAACACGAAACCCTATGA